TTACATAAGCATCTTCAATCGATTGACAAGCGCCTTGTCCCATATTTGGAGTCGTTGCATGAGCAGCATCACCAATCAGACAAAGATTTTCAGTACACCATTTTGGAATAGGAGTGAGGTCGATAATATCGTTCAGAATAATATTTTCCTGTTTTGTGGCTTCTAAAATTTCTAAAACTAAAGAATCAAAATCACCGAATGTTTCAATTAAATTTAGATTTTCTTTAAATTTATTTTCATTAATTAAAGCATACCAATACACTTTTTTGTCTGAAATTTTCACAAAACCAAAACGTTTTCCCTTTCCCCAGATTTCCAAAGCATGATGATTGTATTTTTCAGGAAGATTAAAATCGGTTAATCCACGCCAACATTTTTGACCGGCATTTCTGATTTTTCCATTTCCAAAAATCTGATTCCTGACTTTAGAATGAATTCCATCGGCTCCAAAAATGATTTCACTTTCTGTTTTAAAACCGTTTTCAAATTCTAAAAGATAATTTTTTTCCTTCTGAATTTGCTGTAAAGAATGATTTAATTGAATATTTTCAAAACCTAAATTTTCTGCTAAAATGCTCTGAAGCTCGGCTCTGTGAATTGCTACATTGCAAGAATTGAATTTTTGTTCTAAAGCCAAAATATTTGTCGTAGAAATGGTTTTCAGCTTTTCATCCGTAATAAATATTCCATGAATTTTATTTCCTCTGTTTTCAATTTTCTCTTTTAAACCTAAAGTCTCAAAAATTTGCATTGCATTGACCGCCATCATAATTCCGGCTCCGACAGGTTTTATTTTCGCAGCAGATTCATAAATCGTAAAATCTAAATGGTGTTGTTTCAGAACATTTCCTAAAGTTAAACCGCCAATTCCGGCTCCGATGATTGAAATTTGATTCATTTATTAGTTTTTGCTTTAGATTTGTTCAGTTGATAAGCCAGGAATGCACGAATAATTTTAAATAACAATTAGGAAGTTTGTGCATTGGTGGCAAATATTTACTTCAAATTTTTCAACTCGTTCAACAATTGATTTTGCTTGTCGATGAAATTATTTAAGATGTCAGTTTTTAGAGGATGTGCATTTTGATATTTTTCAATTTTGGGAAGCGTTTTCTTGATTTTAAATGCTTGATAATAACTATAAATTTTGTGATTATTTATGCTAACTTGTTTTGTTAGTTCTTCAAATTTAATCTTCTTTTGAGTGAATTTTTCTGAACTATTTGTTAGAATAGCAAAAATTTCTTTTTTCAGCAAAGAATCATTTATCGCCTTTGCATTAGATTCCGCAATGTTGTAATAATCATTTGAATTATTAATTATATCGCTGTAGAGTTCCTTCATTATTTTGCTGTCGCTAGTAATTGCATTAACTTTTTTGTCAAGTTTTTGAAGTTCAGTATCATTTTTCATTAATTCAGTGTAAATTCCATCTAAAATATTTTGAGCATTGCTCATTCTTTTAATTGGGAAACTTGATTCTGTATTTTCGGCTGCTGTGTCAACGATTTTATTTTCTGTGTCTTTTTGATTACAGGAAATTATGAATAAAAATAGAGTAGAAGTAATAAGTATTTTTTTCATGTTTGTTTGTTTATTGAATTTGTCATTTCGACTATAAGAGAAATCTCTTAATGGTTTAAAATATTGAGATTCTTCACTTCGCTACGCTTCGTTCTGAATGACAAACGTGCTGTTTAATTTATTATTTTAATGAGCTGAAGATACTCAAAAAATTGTCACAAAAAAGCGGAGCTTGAAAAAATCAAACTCCGCTTAATAATTATTTAAAGCTAAAATTATTTACCTAAATAAGACTTCAAAATCTTACTTCTCGTATTGTGTTTTAGTCTCTTAATTGCTTTTTCTTTAATCTGACGAACTCTTTCTCTCGTAAGGTCGAAAGTTTCACCGATTTCTTCTAAAGTCATTGGATGTTTTCCGTTTAATCCGAAATACAACCTTACCAAATCAGCCTCTCTTGGCGTCAAAGTATTCAATGCTCTTTCAATTTCAATTTGAAGAGATTCAAGCATCAAATCTTTATCCGGGCTTGGAGATTCTCCAGAACGTAAAACGTCATACAAGTTAGAATCTTCACCTTCCACCAATGGTGCATCCATAGACAAATGTCTTCCGGAGTTTTTCATTGATTCTTTAATATCTTCCTCGCTCATGTCAAGAACTTCAGCCAATTCTTCAGGTGAAGGTGGTCTTTCGTTTTCTTGCTCAAGGTGAGCGTAAGCTTTGTTGATTTTGTTAATCGACCCAATTTTGTTCAATGGCAATCTTACAATTCTTGATTGCTCTGCCAAAGCCTGTAAAATCGACTGACGAATCCACCAAACCGCATAAGAGATAAATTTGAAACCTCTGGTTTCGTCATATCTTTTTGCTGCTTTCATTAATCCTAAGTTACCTTCATTAATCAAATCGGGTAAAGAAAGACCTTGGTTTTGGTACTGTTTAGATACTGAAACTACGAAACGAAGGTTGGCTTTAATTAATTTTTCCAGTGCT
The sequence above is a segment of the Chryseobacterium turcicum genome. Coding sequences within it:
- a CDS encoding FAD-dependent monooxygenase is translated as MNQISIIGAGIGGLTLGNVLKQHHLDFTIYESAAKIKPVGAGIMMAVNAMQIFETLGLKEKIENRGNKIHGIFITDEKLKTISTTNILALEQKFNSCNVAIHRAELQSILAENLGFENIQLNHSLQQIQKEKNYLLEFENGFKTESEIIFGADGIHSKVRNQIFGNGKIRNAGQKCWRGLTDFNLPEKYNHHALEIWGKGKRFGFVKISDKKVYWYALINENKFKENLNLIETFGDFDSLVLEILEATKQENIILNDIIDLTPIPKWCTENLCLIGDAAHATTPNMGQGACQSIEDAYVIGKLLEKNQDLNSVFEEFQNIRRKKVDTIVKNSWTIGTISQWEKGNQLRNFLMRTIPENLNQKMVEKILKLEI
- a CDS encoding sigma-70 family RNA polymerase sigma factor, with the translated sequence MRQLKITKQVTNRETASLDKYLQEIGKVELITADEEVDLAQRIRAGDRAALEKLIKANLRFVVSVSKQYQNQGLSLPDLINEGNLGLMKAAKRYDETRGFKFISYAVWWIRQSILQALAEQSRIVRLPLNKIGSINKINKAYAHLEQENERPPSPEELAEVLDMSEEDIKESMKNSGRHLSMDAPLVEGEDSNLYDVLRSGESPSPDKDLMLESLQIEIERALNTLTPREADLVRLYFGLNGKHPMTLEEIGETFDLTRERVRQIKEKAIKRLKHNTRSKILKSYLGK